A stretch of Brassica rapa cultivar Chiifu-401-42 chromosome A08, CAAS_Brap_v3.01, whole genome shotgun sequence DNA encodes these proteins:
- the LOC117127518 gene encoding leucine-rich repeat extensin-like protein 5, whose product MNSSVPPTDSTVASSSNATVSSVMVIDCEPPTIPPPLPSLNTQPTLLATNLPPVILSPPVVLSPIVPFNPSSPPDSFFAPSQKRPRPDTSNPIFPSFSAQLSFFAHPSTTKALSFSNHPPLTLDSSPNPFSVLDPDGSLHHEETID is encoded by the coding sequence ATGAATAGCTCTGTCCCTCCTACAGATTCTACGGTTGCTTCTTCCTCTAATGCTACAGTTTCTTCTGTGATGGTTATTGACTGTGAACCCCCTACCATCCCTCCTCCTCTCCCTTCCCTCAATACTCAGCCTACCCTCCTAGCTACCAACCTTCCTCCTGTGATTTTGTCTCCCCCTGTTGTCCTCTCTCCCATTGTTCCCTTCAATCCTTCTAGCCCTCCTGACTCTTTTTTTGCACCCTCTCAAAAAAGACCCCGTCCTGACACATCTAATCCTATCTTCCCCTCCTTTTCAGCCCAACTTTCTTTCTTTGCCCACCCTTCAACTACCAAAGCACTTTCTTTCTCTAATCATCCTCCTTTGACTTTAGATTCTTCACCAAACCCTTTTTCTGTTTTGGACCCGGATGGTTCTCTTCATCATGAAGAGACCATTGACTAA
- the LOC103834591 gene encoding lariat debranching enzyme, with product MKIAIEGCMHGDLDSVYKTIQHHEHIHSTKVDLLLCCGDFQAVRNEKDMDSLSVPIKYREMKSFWKYYSGQEVAPVPTIFIGGNHEASNYLWELYYGGWAASNIYFLGYAGVVKFGNLRIGGLSGIFNGRDYHSGHFERPPYNRNTIRSVYHVREYDVHKLMQLEEPLDIFLSHDWPVGITDYGDSKALIQQKPYFQEEIQARTLGSKPAALLLEKLKPRYWFSAHLHCKFAASVQHGSDGSVTKFLALDKCGPGKKFLQIIDIESEPGPFEVLYDEEWLAVTRMFNSVFPLTERRANFSSASMNIQESRECVRKKLEERQFKPFEFVRTVPAHNPSQRIFDSMPDIPQNPQTLSLLELLGLPYLLDSSPVTGERTAIPASPAPPSDFQTYDSEEIPIDDTDDLEEIAEAKADDPTRE from the exons ATGAAGATTGCTATTGAAGGGTGTATGCATGGAGACCTTGACAGTGTGTACAAAACAATTCAACACCATGAACACATTCACAGCACTAAAGTCGATCTCCTCCTCTGCTGCGGCGATTTCCAG GCTGTTAGAAATGAGAAAGACATGGATAGCCTTAGCGTACCTATAAAATACAGAGAGATGAAGTCCTTCTGGAAGTACTACTCCGGCCAAGAAGTTGCCCCGGTTCCCACCATTTTCATCGGCGGGAATCACGAGGCTTCGAACTACTTGTGGGAGTT GTACTATGGTGGTTGGGCTGCCTCCAACATCTACTTTCTAGGTTATGCCGGGGTTGTGAAGTTCGGTAATCTGCGTATTGGAGGTCTTTCTGGTATTTTCAATGGCCGAGATTACCATTCAG GACACTTTGAGCGGCCGCCATACAACAGGAACACTATTAGATCAGTCTATCATGTTCGTGAGTATGATGTCCACAAGTTGATGCAGCTTGAAGAGCCGCTTGATATATTCCTCTCACACGACTGGCCTGTTGGAATCACTGATTATGGAGACTCAAAAGCACTTATTCAGCAAAAGCCTTACTTCCAAGAAGAG ATACAGGCAAGAACTCTTGGAAGTAAACCAGCGGCTCTTCTGCTAGAAAAACTGAAGCCACGGTATTGGTTTTCAGCTCACCTACACTGCAAATTCGCTGCTTCTGTTCAACACGGGAGCGATGGCTCAGTGACAAAGTTTCTTGCCTTAGATAAATGCGGCCCAGGGAAAAAGTTTCTACAG ATCATTGATATCGAGTCAGAGCCTGGACCTTTTGAAGTCCTATACGACGAAGAGTGGCTAGCAGTAACACGAATGTTCAATTCTGTTTTCCCACTAACAGAGAGACGTGCAAATTTCAG CTCTGCGTCAATGAATATACAAGAGAGCCGCGAGTGTGTGAGAAAAAAGCTAGAGGAAAGGCAATTTAAACCTTTTGAGTTTGTAAGGACAGTCCCTGCACATAACCCTTCACAGCGTATCTTTGATTCCATGCCTG ATATCCCGCAGAATCCTCAGACTCTGTCTTTGTTAGAGCTCCTTGGTCTTCCATATCTCCTTGATTCTTCACCAGTAACAGGGGAAAGAACCGCGATCCCTGCTTCACCGGCTCCTCCATCAG ACTTTCAAACGTATGATAGTGAAGAAATCCCAATCGATGATACTGATGATTTGGAAGAGATAGCAGAAGCAAAAGCCGACGACCCTACAAGAGAATAG
- the LOC103834592 gene encoding probable protein phosphatase 2C 59 isoform X2 has translation MGYLNSVLTSSSQVHADDGPVSGGGLSQNGKFSYGYASSPGKRSSMEDFYETRIDGVHGEIVGLFGVFDGHGGARAAEYVKQNLFSNLIRHPKFISDTTAAIADAYNQTDSEFLKSENSQNRDAGSTASTAILVGDRLLVANVGDSRAVICRGGNAIAVSRDHKPDQSDERQRIEDAGGFVMWAGTWRVGGVLAVSRAFGDRLLKQYVVADPEIQEEKVDSSLEFLILASDGLWDVVSNEEAVGMVKLIEDPEEGAKRLMTEAYQRGSADNITCVVVRFFSDQTGAVGTSSNSIPIDHGIIPDRSSSDPST, from the exons ATGGGATATCTGAATTCAGTGTTGACATCTTCGAGCCAGGTTCACGCCGACGATGGACCTGTTAGCGGCGGCGGCCTCAG TCAGAACGGGAAGTTCAGCTATGGATACGCAAGCTCTCCTGGTAAAAGATCTTCCATGGAGGACTTCTATGAGACTCGAATCGATGGCGTTCATGGGGAGATCGTTGGTCTTTTTGGTGTCTTTGATG GACATGGAGGTGCACGTGCTGCTGAGTATGTGAAGCAAAATCTATTCAGTAATCTGATCAGGCATCCAAAGTTCATCTCTGACACTACTGCAGCAATAG CTGATGCATACAACCAAACGGACTCGGAGTTTCTTAAATCAGAAAATAGTCAGAACAGAGATGCTGGTTCTACGGCCTCAACAGCCATCTTAGTTGGTGACCGTTTACTTGTTGCAAATGTAGGGGACTCTAGAGCCGTCATATGCAGAGGTGGCAATG CTATTGCTGTATCCCGAGATCACAAGCCTGATCAAAGTGATGAGCGCCAACGAATTGAAGACGCGGGAGGATTTGTCATGTGGGCTG GAACATGGAGAGTTGGAGGAGTTCTTGCTGTTTCTCGTGCATTTGGCGATAGATTATTGAAGCAGTATGTCGTTGCTGATCCGGAGATACAG GAGGAAAAAGTTGATAGCTCTCTGGAGTTTCTCATTCTTGCGAGTGATGGTCTCTGGGATGTTGTATCTAACGAG GAAGCCGTGGGCATGGTCAAGTTGATAGAAGATCCCGAGGAAGGTGCAAAGAGACTGATGACCGAAGCTTACCAAAGAGGAAGTGCAGACAACATAACTTGTGTCGTTGTACGTTTCTTCTCAGACCAGACAGGAGCAGTAGGTACCAGCAGCAACAGTATCCCAATCGATCACGGTATTATACCAGACAGAAGCTCCAGTGACCCATCAACCTAG
- the LOC103834592 gene encoding probable protein phosphatase 2C 59 isoform X1 yields the protein MSSFIIAYKLFFFFSYMKALTVIVFFSFKYLLVMCSQNGKFSYGYASSPGKRSSMEDFYETRIDGVHGEIVGLFGVFDGHGGARAAEYVKQNLFSNLIRHPKFISDTTAAIADAYNQTDSEFLKSENSQNRDAGSTASTAILVGDRLLVANVGDSRAVICRGGNAIAVSRDHKPDQSDERQRIEDAGGFVMWAGTWRVGGVLAVSRAFGDRLLKQYVVADPEIQEEKVDSSLEFLILASDGLWDVVSNEEAVGMVKLIEDPEEGAKRLMTEAYQRGSADNITCVVVRFFSDQTGAVGTSSNSIPIDHGIIPDRSSSDPST from the exons ATGTCTTCTTTCATTATcgcttataaattgttttttttcttttcatatatgAAGGCTTTGAccgtaattgtttttttttcttttaaatatcttCTTGTTATGTGCAGTCAGAACGGGAAGTTCAGCTATGGATACGCAAGCTCTCCTGGTAAAAGATCTTCCATGGAGGACTTCTATGAGACTCGAATCGATGGCGTTCATGGGGAGATCGTTGGTCTTTTTGGTGTCTTTGATG GACATGGAGGTGCACGTGCTGCTGAGTATGTGAAGCAAAATCTATTCAGTAATCTGATCAGGCATCCAAAGTTCATCTCTGACACTACTGCAGCAATAG CTGATGCATACAACCAAACGGACTCGGAGTTTCTTAAATCAGAAAATAGTCAGAACAGAGATGCTGGTTCTACGGCCTCAACAGCCATCTTAGTTGGTGACCGTTTACTTGTTGCAAATGTAGGGGACTCTAGAGCCGTCATATGCAGAGGTGGCAATG CTATTGCTGTATCCCGAGATCACAAGCCTGATCAAAGTGATGAGCGCCAACGAATTGAAGACGCGGGAGGATTTGTCATGTGGGCTG GAACATGGAGAGTTGGAGGAGTTCTTGCTGTTTCTCGTGCATTTGGCGATAGATTATTGAAGCAGTATGTCGTTGCTGATCCGGAGATACAG GAGGAAAAAGTTGATAGCTCTCTGGAGTTTCTCATTCTTGCGAGTGATGGTCTCTGGGATGTTGTATCTAACGAG GAAGCCGTGGGCATGGTCAAGTTGATAGAAGATCCCGAGGAAGGTGCAAAGAGACTGATGACCGAAGCTTACCAAAGAGGAAGTGCAGACAACATAACTTGTGTCGTTGTACGTTTCTTCTCAGACCAGACAGGAGCAGTAGGTACCAGCAGCAACAGTATCCCAATCGATCACGGTATTATACCAGACAGAAGCTCCAGTGACCCATCAACCTAG